In Aphelocoma coerulescens isolate FSJ_1873_10779 chromosome 3, UR_Acoe_1.0, whole genome shotgun sequence, a single window of DNA contains:
- the LOC138107230 gene encoding uncharacterized protein has translation MGTITLIFDKANPKITMSFQKPEVTEEPSEGEMPKERTKEAKMTSPTSRGNPNADSSSRVCQKGKVSNILLLSVICLWVLWPPFTQAADSRCNRCYKTVYQAEGGSFQIRHFFRAHTYVNPSCYNITRLSICSEKGHKYWIGKNIGTQIHKQKGECPSQDDWLCFNFRYITKTEDLLKRKTYDTDLIQEVVIEEKEKQKENNPLMSRKNLFIDLAERIGQQLNLTNCWVCGGTLESESWPWRGVSLGPPDLLRLSNLSPTTRHDNETWLLSNTVIGEECIWRKGRKFLEEVGETICKRYLVTDGQKHWWIPQEPDVFWSAEKVKNKNCILNPVKKLWQCWDQGNPYSVLPQISKYWITAASIQPHFWEAPQDLYSPRTMVEESFNYCWTFPYRTYFSPLFNPLFHLSNHHCRPKHATDPGSSRTTAASTIRSKDYAYQ, from the coding sequence atgggcacgataactctaatctttgacaaggccaaccctaaaataaccatgagtttccagaagcctgaggtcactgaagaaccatctgaaggtgagatgcctaaagaaaggacgaaagaagcaaagatgacaagccccaccagcagaggcaacccaaatgctgacagctcctctcgggtatgccaaaaggggaaagtgagcaacatcctgctactaagtgtcatctgtctctgggtcctctggcctccctttacacaagcagccgacagccgctgtaacagatgttacaagactgtgtaccaggcagaaggaggctcatttcaaattcgacactttttccgagcacatacttatgttaatccatcttgttataacataacaaggttgagtatctgctcagaaaaaggtcacaagtactggattggcaaaaacattggcacccaaatacataagcagaagggagagtgcccctcccaagacgattggctctgtttcaattttagatacataaccaagacagaagatttgttaaaaagaaagacctatgacactgacctgatccaagaggtggtcatagaagaaaaggaaaaacaaaaagaaaacaatcctttgatgtcaaggaaaaacttgtttattgacctggcagaaaggattggacaacagctaaatttaacaaattgctgggtgtgcggaggaactttagaatcggagagttggccttggcggggagtcagtcttggaccccccgatttactccgactgagtaatctctcccccacaaccagacatgacaatgaaacctggctgctaagcaatactgttattggagaagaatgcatctggaggaaaggaagaaaatttttagaagaagttggtgagacaatatgtaaaaggtacctggtaactgatgggcaaaaacattggtggatacctcaagaaccagatgtattctggtctgcagaaaaggttaaaaacaaaaattgcattttgaatcctgttaaaaaactctggcagtgctgggatcaaggaaatccatattctgtcctgccacaaatttccaagtactggattacagcagcaagtatacaaccccacttctgggaagcaccacaagacctctactctccaaggacaatggtggaagaaagctttaattattgttggactttcccttacaggacttatttttctcccttgtttaatcccttgtttcatctgtctaatcaccactgtcgtccaaagcatgccactgatccaggatcttcaaggacaacagcagcgtccaccattcgctcaaaagattatgcatatcaataa